A portion of the Fulvia fulva chromosome 1, complete sequence genome contains these proteins:
- a CDS encoding Extradiol ring-cleavage dioxygenase: MPSALTWIRILLLGTLLAAVPAAVISTTASPSTIYRVALSRISSLVKTPSRPVAVQQSTISLPQKHTNATMGRTPVYFLSHGGPNIMEDVNHPAYSKLQEIGKEITTKVKPKAVVVFSAHWQGDFNTIEVNTAESMGLIYDFYGFPAHYYEFKYANVGNPELAEKILGKLQDAAIKAEGVRRGLDHGVWASFMCAFSPEKNPLNVPIVQVSLFDTEDPDKHYALGKAVSSLRDEGVQIIVSGMAVHNLRDLFRSFGQPGPLDYTVSFDEALRDAVEQPPENRQKAMSELLKRKDARKAHPSFEHLLPIHIGAGAAHEEKGERLWTMPEGSMSWAQYRFGDVAAAT; encoded by the exons ATGCCTTCGGCCCTCACGTGGATCAGAATCCTCCTTCTAGGGACTCTTCTTGCGGCAGTACCAGCTGCCGTAATATCGACCACGGCTTCTCCCAGCACCATCTACAGAGTAGCATTGTCTCGAATCAGCTCGCTTGTTAAGACACCTTCAAGGCCCGTTGCAGTACAGCAAAGCACCATCAGCCTCCCACAGAAGCATACGAACGCCACGATGGGTCGAACCCCAGTCTATTTTTTGAGCCATGGCGGCCCCAACATCATGGAAGATGTAAATCACCCAGCCTACTCCAAACTCCAGGAAATCGGCAAGGAGATCACCACCAAAGTCAAGCCTAAAGCCGTCGTAGTCTTCTCCGCCCATTGGCAAGGTGATTTCAACACCATCGAAGTCAACACAGCAGAGAGCATGGGACTAATTTACGACTTCTACGGCTTCCCAGCTCACTACTACG AGTTCAAGTATGCCAACGTTGGAAATCCTGAGCTGGCCGAGAAGATTCTAGGCAAGCTCCAAGACGCCGCGATAAAAGCAGAGGGCGTACGCAGAGGACTCGACCACGGCGTTTGGGCTAGCTTCATGTGTGCTTTCAGTCCGGAGAAGAATCCGCTGAATGTGCCCATTGTGCAGGTCAGTCTGTTCGATACCGAGGATCCCGATAAGCACTATGCGCTCGGGAAGGCGGTGTCTTCGTTGCGGGACGAGGGTGTGCAGATCATTGTGTCAGGCATGGCGGTGCATAATCTCAGGGACTTGTTTCGATCCTTTGGACAACCTGGCCCGTTGGATTATACAGTCAGCTTTGACGAGGCTTTAAGGGATGCTGTGGAGCAGCCGCCTGAGAACAGGCAGAAGGCTATGTCGGAGTTGTTGAAGAGGAAGGACGCGAGAAAGGCTCATCCAAGCTTCGAGCATCTGCTGCCAATTCACATTGGTGCTGGTGCAGCGCACGAAGAGAAAGGCGAGAGGCTGTGGACTATGCCGGAGGGAAGTATGAGCTGGGCGCAGTATCGTTTTGGCGATGTGGCCGCTGCGACTTGA
- a CDS encoding putative mitochondrial pyruvate carrier 2: MASRFGLRAAQTTFRQPVSRQNINRFAQRRVQSTAADATASNESGFSKFWNSKVGPKTVHFWAPIMKWGLVLAGAADFARPAKDLSLSQNAALMATGLIWTRWCFVIKPRNLFLASVNFLLFCVGATQVSRVLSYQSSLKNEGVGEVLKEDAKAEGKHLEKAAGQAEKAVEKKL; the protein is encoded by the exons ATGGCCTCGCGCTTCGGCCTCCGCGCCGCCCAGACCACCTTCCGCCAGCCCGTCTCCCGCCAGAACATCAACCGCTTCGCTCAAAGAAGAGTGCAGTCCACCGCAGCAGACGCCACCGCCAGCAATGAATCCGGCTTCAGCAAGTTCTGGAACTCCAAGGTCGGCCCAAAGACCGTTCACTTCTGGGCACCTATCATGAAA TGGGGCCTTGTCCTCGCCGGAGCCGCAGACTTTGCACGACCCGCCAAGGACCTCTCCCTCTCACAAAACGCCGCTCTCATGGCGACTGGCCTGATCTGGACCCGATGGTGCTTTGTGATCAAGCCTCGAAACTTGTTCTTGGCTTCCGTCAATTTCTTGCTGTTCTGTGTTGGTGCGACGCAAGTCTCGAGAGTGCTGAGCTACCAGTCGAGCTTGAAGAACGAGGGTGTTGGTGAGGTGCTCAAGGAGGATGCAAAGGCTGAGGGAAAGCACTTGGAGAAGGCTGCTGGACAGGCGGAGAAGGCTGTTGAGAAGAAGTTGTAG
- a CDS encoding NADH-ubiquinone oxidoreductase, producing MSGKYAFTKALKELRFHHCQTSEHSNALRSFLTRAYPTMKKNNPHTPIMLREALGIEPRVFARYEFGREKMVELKGLDDKGIEDKITSLVSEQ from the exons ATGTCAGGCAAATACGCCTTCACCAAGGCGCTCAAGGAGCTGCGCTTCCACCACTGCCAGACTAGCGAACACTCGAATGCGCTCCG ATCCTTCTTGACACGCGCATATCCCACAATGAAGAAGAACAACCCACACACGCCCATCATGCTCCGAGAGGCATTGGGCATCGAGCCACGAGTGTTCGCGCGATATGAGTTTGGACGAGAAAAAATGGTGGAATTGAAAG GACTGGACGACAAGGGCATCGAGGATAAGATCACGTCTCTGGTGAGCGAGCAATAG